In Candidatus Nitrosotenuis uzonensis, a single window of DNA contains:
- a CDS encoding nucleotidyltransferase family protein — MKAVILAGGLGTRLQPYTTFLPKPMLPLGEKPLLEHLISWIRRNKITDMVLCVSYLRKTIEDYFEDGGRFGVKIEYAVADRPLATAGQLKTAEPFINDTFVCVYGDSIFNFNLRQMINQHKSKNAFITMSLHKYKTNIKYGVIETAKNGRVTAWNEKPEITANINIGCYVMEPGVFSLIPQSRPFGMDDVIKKALARKKIVGSFIAKNGFIDIGDKASYKKAYEQFREKLGKI, encoded by the coding sequence GTGAAGGCAGTAATTTTAGCAGGAGGCCTTGGCACTAGGCTGCAGCCGTACACTACGTTCCTTCCAAAGCCCATGCTGCCACTTGGAGAAAAGCCGCTCCTTGAGCACCTGATTTCCTGGATAAGGCGTAACAAGATAACAGACATGGTGCTTTGCGTGAGCTACCTAAGAAAGACCATCGAGGACTATTTTGAGGACGGTGGGAGGTTTGGAGTCAAGATAGAATATGCCGTCGCAGACAGGCCTCTTGCTACAGCAGGCCAGCTAAAGACGGCTGAACCGTTTATCAACGACACTTTTGTTTGCGTGTACGGTGATTCCATTTTCAACTTTAACCTAAGGCAGATGATAAATCAGCATAAATCGAAAAATGCATTCATAACGATGAGTCTCCACAAATACAAAACCAACATAAAGTATGGAGTCATAGAGACTGCAAAGAACGGCAGAGTCACTGCATGGAACGAAAAACCAGAGATAACTGCCAACATAAACATAGGATGCTATGTTATGGAACCCGGCGTATTCTCACTCATACCGCAGAGCAGGCCGTTTGGCATGGATGATGTAATAAAGAAGGCACTTGCAAGAAAGAAAATTGTAGGCAGTTTTATTGCAAAGAATGGGTTTATCGACATAGGAGACAAGGCATCGTACAAGAAGGCATACGAGCAGTTCCGTGAAAAACTTGGCAAGATCTAA
- a CDS encoding GNAT family N-acetyltransferase, with amino-acid sequence MARSKLVIRKIRRSDLQKGFLESLDSLRTASNISRGRADAILKKIASNPDHVIFVAEKDGMIVGSTTLIIEQKFIHNGGKVGHIEDVVVAKQMQGLGIGEKIIRSALMYAKSKGCYKTILDCDRKVKPFYEKIGFKAHSYGMRFDH; translated from the coding sequence TTGGCAAGATCTAAATTAGTTATACGAAAAATAAGACGCTCTGACCTGCAGAAGGGGTTCCTAGAGTCACTTGACAGCCTTCGTACTGCAAGCAATATTAGCAGGGGGCGTGCGGATGCGATTTTAAAAAAGATAGCATCAAACCCAGATCATGTGATTTTCGTTGCCGAAAAGGACGGCATGATTGTCGGCTCGACCACGCTGATAATAGAGCAAAAGTTCATTCATAATGGTGGCAAGGTAGGGCATATTGAGGATGTCGTGGTGGCAAAGCAGATGCAGGGCCTTGGAATAGGCGAGAAGATTATCAGATCAGCCCTCATGTACGCAAAGTCCAAGGGATGCTACAAGACCATTCTTGATTGCGACAGGAAGGTAAAACCGTTTTACGAGAAGATTGGTTTTAAGGCCCATTCGTATGGAATGCGCTTTGATCACTAG